One window of Thermocoleostomius sinensis A174 genomic DNA carries:
- a CDS encoding translocation/assembly module TamB domain-containing protein, with protein sequence MTNPRNSGPDPEHRSQSRRQTLLRAGAAVGSVVLVGAAAGGWWAWQFVRNELAPLVARNLSDLFDRPVEVGNLEGVSLTSMTFGESSVPPTATDPDRLTVSRVEVNFNLLEILWDRTLSLDVTLDRPDVYIEQDEDGLWVSTTIQEQDDPSEPIVKIELDTLQLRDGRLSLAPYVEPANDADTLEIPSSIEIAPDSEETDAEERTTASDTPITPILVVNQVNGAVTFREDNQLIGLDITGNPQTGGDLQIAGTVDLRNNQVSLDIDSNDIQAEDIGLLIPLPITPQAGRIDTDLNVQFPVSTQDGSDEASASEDDPDPFLSQLFLNGMVRFQDATGQLEALPQPFTQTNGVLNFRDQQIIFQNLRGRYGDIPAIVSGSLHLLEGYDLTVRAPNVTVANLLNTFEVEENSIPIELTGEFRGELQVTGEIEEPILTGTAENTSRVQVDRVAFDATSTRFTITPDAFTINRLEALPQAGGIITGTGEVRFGEAGGLVFDLVAENLPGDALASAYGAAQPNLVLGNVDATAQVFGSLDAPNAIQTVVQWQAPQATYPGRGQIAIGGDTIRFQDTLLLVAGGLVRGEGIIQQGQWQADVQGTGIALSQFSPELRGLLSGDFRLSGRLDDLSPEAIRAEGDVAFSEGLAVITEPLTASVRWLGDRLQIVQATAPGFDASGFVGIQFADAPGIADLNVNVRLQDYALTDLPVEIPPTVQLAGTADLDGQITGTLDALNVAGSLGLNNLAVNQLAFEPRLAGTVTYRTAQGLNLDVAGTQDRIAVVLDDRNRPVSFFVQQNETIAEGRTEGDRLLATLQNFPLEILNLTPAADLGLGAVGGIANGRFDVNIADLSRPIVTGEVAIANPSIDYITADTLTARFRYFDGVAVLDEGELRRGGSRYQLAGIYNPQAITQFQGKITAAPGRVEDIFAALQWFELADLGRGVERPVYDAAADVQPLPIGMPNATVLNQLRRYSEIVALHNQQVAARAEAEILPNLATLQGEFRGDINIEYSAQAGPDVSFELAGQDWVWGDYQVNQVVAQGGFENGILTLRPLLLQSDDSFLRFTGQVGGDQQSGQLIAENVPVEAIQELARLPLDVQGGILNANAFVTGSVANPQVIGEILLVDVTLNQVTAPPVRSLFGYSNARLEVESRVVGDEADDFQFTASIPYQFPFMTVAPQSDTFSLDLNIRNNGLALISLFTDQVAWRGGEGLVQLQARGTLDPTSQGLAFAGLTTTGNARFENAIFSASALPENITNITGDILFNGDRIQVQTLEGQFSNGQITAQGTFPILQPLNLNDPNEEMPLTISLNNLGLELDDLYDGRVDGQVILQRTALAPVITGNIRLRDGRLFIPGGDNQATAEAALVTQPDAPTPGGFSPLEFEDLQLVLGDRLRVVQQPLLNFLVGGELLINGTQDDLQPEGTVRLRSGQVNLFTTIFNLDRDYENTAVFTPNRGLDPILNVYLVASVPEVTRAPIASTSPFTTSEIAETPSFEYGALQTIRVEASVVGPASQIYNNLELSSSPRRSESEIVALLGGNFINTLGQESGALAIANLAGSTLLTNLQNLISNATGLTDFRLFPTNVLSDNNRTSTLALAAELGFDITNDLSVSVLQILTVEAPTRFGLRYRLTDEFTLRGSTDTEGNSQAVLEFETRF encoded by the coding sequence ATGACGAATCCTCGAAACTCGGGACCTGACCCCGAGCACCGTTCGCAATCTCGACGACAAACGTTGCTTCGAGCTGGTGCAGCCGTGGGTAGTGTGGTATTAGTAGGGGCAGCAGCAGGAGGGTGGTGGGCCTGGCAATTTGTGCGCAATGAATTGGCACCGCTGGTTGCTCGCAATTTAAGTGACCTGTTCGATCGCCCAGTGGAAGTGGGTAATTTGGAGGGGGTTTCGCTCACCAGCATGACGTTTGGCGAATCGTCGGTTCCTCCAACTGCGACCGATCCCGATCGCTTGACAGTATCGCGGGTTGAGGTGAATTTCAACTTGCTGGAAATTCTTTGGGATCGAACCCTAAGTCTGGATGTCACCCTCGATCGCCCCGATGTTTACATTGAGCAAGATGAGGACGGACTGTGGGTCAGCACTACCATCCAAGAGCAAGATGATCCATCCGAACCGATCGTCAAAATTGAGTTAGACACGTTGCAGCTACGCGATGGGCGGCTGAGTTTAGCACCCTATGTTGAACCAGCCAACGACGCAGATACCTTAGAAATTCCCTCCAGCATCGAGATTGCTCCAGATTCTGAGGAAACCGACGCAGAGGAACGCACCACCGCTTCCGATACGCCGATTACGCCAATTTTGGTTGTGAATCAGGTGAATGGAGCCGTGACTTTCCGTGAAGATAACCAATTGATTGGGCTGGATATTACGGGCAATCCCCAGACAGGCGGCGATCTACAAATTGCAGGCACGGTTGATCTGCGTAACAATCAGGTGTCTTTGGATATTGACAGCAATGACATTCAGGCGGAGGATATTGGGCTGCTCATTCCCCTACCCATTACTCCGCAAGCCGGACGAATTGATACAGATTTAAATGTGCAATTTCCGGTCTCTACACAAGATGGCTCCGACGAAGCTTCAGCGTCTGAGGACGACCCCGATCCCTTTCTGTCGCAGCTATTTCTCAATGGCATGGTGCGGTTTCAAGATGCCACCGGACAACTGGAAGCCCTGCCGCAACCCTTCACCCAAACGAATGGCGTCCTGAATTTTCGCGATCAACAGATTATTTTTCAAAATTTACGCGGTCGCTACGGTGATATTCCTGCCATTGTCAGCGGTAGTCTCCATTTATTGGAAGGCTATGATCTAACGGTGCGTGCTCCCAATGTCACAGTTGCCAATCTGCTCAATACCTTTGAAGTTGAGGAAAATAGTATTCCGATCGAGCTAACTGGCGAATTTCGAGGCGAGTTGCAAGTTACGGGCGAAATTGAGGAACCTATCCTCACCGGAACGGCTGAAAATACCAGCAGGGTACAGGTCGATCGAGTCGCGTTTGATGCAACTTCAACGCGATTCACAATCACGCCTGATGCATTTACCATCAACCGGCTGGAAGCACTGCCTCAAGCGGGTGGCATCATTACAGGCACAGGCGAGGTGCGGTTCGGCGAAGCGGGCGGGCTGGTTTTTGATCTGGTGGCCGAAAATTTACCGGGGGATGCATTGGCCAGTGCCTACGGAGCCGCTCAACCTAACTTAGTGCTTGGCAATGTTGACGCGACAGCGCAAGTTTTCGGCTCGCTGGATGCTCCAAATGCAATTCAAACCGTTGTTCAGTGGCAAGCTCCCCAAGCGACCTATCCAGGGCGGGGGCAAATTGCGATCGGCGGCGACACGATTCGCTTTCAAGACACGTTGCTGTTGGTGGCGGGTGGGTTGGTTCGCGGCGAGGGGATTATTCAGCAAGGGCAATGGCAAGCGGATGTCCAGGGAACAGGGATTGCGCTCAGCCAGTTCAGCCCAGAGTTGCGTGGACTGTTGAGCGGTGATTTTCGGCTATCGGGCCGGTTAGACGATCTTAGTCCCGAAGCCATTCGGGCAGAAGGCGATGTGGCGTTTTCAGAAGGGTTAGCGGTGATCACCGAGCCGCTGACAGCTTCGGTGCGTTGGCTGGGCGATCGACTGCAAATTGTGCAAGCCACCGCCCCTGGGTTTGATGCCAGCGGTTTTGTCGGTATACAGTTTGCCGATGCGCCAGGCATTGCCGATTTGAATGTAAATGTGCGGCTGCAAGACTATGCTTTGACAGATCTGCCCGTCGAGATTCCGCCCACGGTTCAGCTAGCGGGCACCGCCGATTTGGATGGGCAAATTACGGGAACGCTGGATGCGCTGAACGTAGCTGGCAGTTTAGGGCTAAACAATCTAGCAGTCAATCAATTGGCATTTGAGCCGCGTTTGGCTGGTACGGTCACTTATCGCACGGCCCAAGGACTCAATCTAGATGTAGCAGGGACACAAGACCGCATTGCCGTCGTGTTAGACGATCGCAATCGACCTGTGTCTTTCTTTGTGCAGCAAAACGAAACCATTGCTGAAGGTCGCACGGAGGGCGATCGACTGTTGGCAACGCTGCAAAATTTTCCGCTGGAAATCTTAAACTTGACCCCGGCGGCGGATTTGGGTTTAGGAGCCGTGGGGGGTATTGCCAATGGGCGGTTTGATGTGAACATTGCCGATCTGTCGCGACCGATTGTTACAGGAGAGGTCGCGATTGCCAACCCATCGATTGATTACATCACAGCCGATACCTTGACGGCCCGCTTCCGTTATTTTGATGGGGTGGCTGTTCTTGATGAGGGCGAACTGCGGCGAGGCGGCAGTCGTTACCAATTAGCCGGAATCTATAACCCCCAAGCAATTACTCAGTTTCAGGGAAAAATCACCGCTGCACCAGGGCGGGTGGAAGACATTTTTGCAGCGCTGCAATGGTTTGAACTCGCTGATTTGGGTCGCGGCGTAGAGCGTCCTGTTTACGATGCGGCGGCCGATGTCCAGCCCCTTCCCATCGGAATGCCTAATGCCACCGTACTCAACCAACTGCGGCGCTATTCCGAGATTGTGGCACTGCACAATCAACAAGTTGCAGCCCGCGCAGAGGCAGAGATTTTGCCAAATCTGGCTACACTTCAGGGCGAATTTAGAGGCGATATTAATATCGAGTATTCGGCTCAAGCTGGACCGGATGTCAGCTTTGAGTTAGCCGGGCAAGATTGGGTTTGGGGAGACTATCAGGTGAATCAAGTGGTGGCACAGGGTGGTTTTGAAAATGGGATTCTCACCCTGCGACCGCTGTTACTTCAGTCTGACGATTCGTTCTTGCGATTCACTGGACAGGTGGGTGGCGATCAGCAATCGGGACAGTTAATCGCTGAAAATGTTCCGGTAGAGGCAATCCAGGAATTAGCTAGATTACCGCTGGATGTGCAGGGCGGTATCCTCAATGCTAATGCGTTTGTGACGGGCAGCGTTGCTAACCCACAAGTCATTGGTGAGATTTTGCTGGTAGACGTCACCTTGAATCAAGTCACGGCTCCTCCCGTGCGATCGTTGTTTGGTTATAGCAATGCGCGGCTGGAAGTAGAGAGCCGGGTGGTGGGTGATGAAGCGGATGACTTTCAGTTTACCGCCAGCATTCCCTACCAGTTTCCGTTCATGACCGTTGCGCCACAAAGCGATACATTTAGTTTGGATCTGAATATTCGCAACAACGGCTTAGCATTGATCAGTTTATTCACCGATCAAGTAGCTTGGCGCGGCGGCGAAGGGCTGGTGCAACTACAAGCCCGCGGCACACTAGATCCAACTAGTCAGGGGTTGGCCTTTGCAGGGCTAACCACGACAGGTAATGCTAGGTTTGAAAACGCAATCTTTTCAGCTAGTGCGTTACCTGAAAATATTACGAACATTACTGGTGATATTTTGTTCAATGGCGATCGCATCCAGGTTCAAACCCTAGAAGGACAATTTAGCAATGGGCAAATTACCGCTCAAGGAACCTTTCCGATTCTACAACCCCTTAATCTTAATGATCCCAATGAAGAAATGCCATTAACTATCAGCTTGAATAATTTAGGACTAGAATTAGACGATCTCTATGACGGTCGCGTAGATGGTCAAGTTATTCTACAACGCACTGCCTTGGCTCCGGTAATTACAGGCAACATCAGGCTTCGAGACGGACGGCTGTTTATCCCGGGAGGCGACAATCAAGCAACAGCAGAAGCGGCGCTTGTAACTCAGCCTGACGCTCCAACGCCAGGAGGCTTCAGTCCGCTTGAGTTTGAAGATTTGCAGTTGGTCCTGGGCGATCGCCTGCGCGTGGTACAACAACCGTTGTTGAACTTCTTAGTGGGAGGTGAGTTGTTGATTAATGGCACTCAAGATGATCTGCAACCCGAAGGCACTGTCCGGCTGCGCAGCGGTCAGGTGAATCTGTTTACAACAATCTTTAATCTCGATCGCGACTATGAGAACACAGCCGTATTTACTCCTAATCGCGGACTTGATCCTATCTTGAATGTGTATTTGGTGGCCTCGGTTCCTGAAGTAACCCGTGCGCCGATCGCCAGCACCTCCCCCTTTACCACCTCAGAAATTGCTGAAACTCCTAGCTTTGAGTATGGTGCGTTGCAAACAATTCGCGTGGAAGCTAGTGTCGTTGGCCCAGCCAGCCAAATTTACAATAACTTGGAGCTAAGCAGCAGCCCTCGCCGCAGCGAGTCTGAAATCGTGGCGCTGTTGGGTGGTAATTTCATCAATACCTTGGGACAAGAAAGCGGAGCACTAGCAATCGCTAACTTGGCTGGTTCTACCCTCTTGACCAACTTACAAAACCTGATCAGCAATGCCACTGGACTCACGGATTTTCGCCTATTTCCCACCAATGTTCTTTCAGATAACAATCGCACTTCAACCCTAGCCCTCGCCGCCGAACTAGGCTTCGATATTACCAACGATCTGTCGGTTTCTGTCTTGCAAATTTTAACCGTGGAAGCCCCTACTCGGTTTGGACTGCGATATCGCCTGACGGATGAATTTACGCTGCGTGGCTCTACTGATACCGAAGGCAATAGCCAAGCGGTGTTGGAGTTTGAGACAAGATTTTAA
- a CDS encoding sensor histidine kinase translates to MDELFVPRGQTVIALQKQLNLLDHIPVGACVVRRDGTVLFWNACLENWTHISRAQIVGRKLDHYFPHLSQPKYTRRFQETFDGGFTIIFSAQLHPHLMPCQCANGQLRVQHTIVTAIPAASGIGFDALMSIQDVSDLTQQIQNYKQIQARAWTEVKQRQSIEEQLRTDRDLLNTILNNSAAAIIMTTTEGAIVFANRRGEDILRLLKSGVPGQAYSPPQWQVTDFAGNRLSEEPLPVAQVMAAGKAVFDLQRCWEWADGTRCFLSINAAPLWHNQPDDQITHLVFSISDITLQQHAAIELQHRYDKDRLVDQIALHIRQSLNLRDILQTTVSEIRTFLGADRVLIYRLDSTEGHGRVVAEACHPDFPSLLEWSRRSDFMAANDDDFAWLDPYRHPVIQAIDDIQQSGLNPNYINLLQRFSVKARLAIPVFLSRDILPSHGRSKQDLTSTLWGWVIVHQCQDIRHWQSREIELLQRLENQLAVAIHQSELLQQVHHLNINLERQVHARTLELQQALTLEATLKRITDKVRDSLDENQILQSVVRELGEALEVHYCNTTLYGSNSTTPNLPGIHSNRCIATNVSIQHQYSSPNIPRSSEYNHQLQVEELFNIYDQLFRGQPVVFCQLAVRSPAISQSLHDYPHLSAILACPIVDDQGVLGDLWLFRVSASSFSDREIRLVQQVANQCAIAIRQAQLYKRSEQKVEELAQLNHLKDDFLNTISHELRTPIVSIRMTLQTLEILFKRSDGLQDLKQAHHYFHILEDECKREVNLIDNLLDLTRMEAGTEPLVYTSVNPKNWIPHVAEGFERRMQLQQQHLQFNLPDDLPTLVTDLTILERILTELLNNAYKYTPAGETITIAAQVEAERFPGQHQDKRGCRAQLPNQWNHENGMPGHFSTSLSANLTDPSRPTAKLAFVTPTLPQFRISITNTGIEIPRADLDRVFDKFYRVPGIDARQTGGTGLGLALVKRMVEYLGGRIWAESEQNYTRFVLELALVGESGQP, encoded by the coding sequence ATGGATGAGCTATTTGTTCCGAGAGGACAGACCGTGATTGCTCTGCAAAAACAATTGAATCTCCTAGATCACATCCCAGTAGGAGCCTGTGTAGTTCGACGAGACGGTACAGTGTTGTTTTGGAATGCTTGTTTAGAAAACTGGACGCACATCTCCAGAGCGCAAATTGTAGGTCGCAAGCTCGATCACTATTTTCCTCATCTTAGCCAACCCAAATACACGCGCCGGTTCCAAGAAACCTTTGATGGTGGCTTCACCATTATTTTCTCGGCACAATTACATCCTCATCTAATGCCTTGTCAATGTGCCAACGGACAGTTGCGCGTGCAGCATACCATCGTCACAGCAATTCCAGCCGCCAGTGGTATTGGGTTTGATGCGTTAATGTCCATTCAAGATGTCAGCGATTTGACTCAGCAAATTCAAAATTACAAACAAATTCAAGCCCGCGCTTGGACGGAGGTAAAACAGCGCCAATCGATCGAAGAACAGTTGCGCACCGATCGCGATTTATTGAATACGATTTTGAATAACAGTGCGGCTGCGATCATCATGACCACGACGGAGGGCGCAATCGTGTTCGCTAATCGGCGGGGCGAGGACATTCTGCGGTTGCTGAAATCTGGTGTACCGGGGCAAGCTTATAGCCCCCCTCAGTGGCAAGTGACAGATTTTGCAGGCAATCGTCTGTCCGAGGAACCGCTACCCGTTGCGCAGGTGATGGCGGCTGGCAAGGCGGTGTTTGATCTGCAACGCTGCTGGGAATGGGCAGATGGCACGCGCTGTTTCTTATCGATTAATGCGGCTCCCCTTTGGCATAACCAACCGGATGATCAGATTACCCATCTGGTTTTTTCCATTAGCGATATCACGCTGCAACAGCACGCTGCCATTGAATTACAACATCGCTATGACAAGGATCGCTTAGTTGATCAAATTGCCCTACACATTCGTCAATCGCTAAACCTGCGCGACATTTTGCAAACCACGGTGTCAGAAATTCGCACATTTTTGGGAGCCGATCGGGTCTTAATTTACCGTCTCGACTCTACAGAGGGACATGGGCGAGTGGTGGCTGAAGCGTGCCATCCCGATTTTCCATCGCTGTTGGAATGGTCACGCCGATCGGACTTTATGGCAGCGAATGACGATGATTTCGCTTGGCTAGACCCGTATCGCCATCCTGTCATTCAAGCAATTGATGACATTCAGCAATCAGGGCTGAATCCCAATTACATCAATCTGTTACAACGCTTTAGCGTCAAAGCTAGATTGGCGATTCCAGTCTTCCTCAGTCGAGATATTTTGCCGAGCCATGGCCGTTCAAAACAAGATCTGACTTCTACCTTATGGGGATGGGTGATTGTGCATCAATGCCAAGATATACGACATTGGCAATCTAGAGAAATTGAATTGCTGCAACGTCTAGAGAATCAACTAGCTGTCGCGATCCATCAATCTGAATTGCTTCAGCAAGTGCATCATCTCAACATCAACTTAGAACGACAGGTTCATGCTCGCACTCTAGAACTACAGCAAGCGCTGACACTGGAAGCAACGCTAAAACGCATTACAGACAAAGTCCGAGATTCGCTAGATGAAAATCAAATTTTGCAGTCGGTCGTACGAGAACTGGGCGAAGCCCTGGAGGTTCACTATTGCAATACAACCCTCTATGGATCAAATTCAACAACACCCAACCTGCCCGGCATTCATTCTAACCGATGCATTGCTACTAACGTTAGTATTCAACATCAATACAGCAGCCCCAATATTCCTCGATCTAGTGAGTATAATCATCAGCTACAGGTTGAGGAGTTGTTTAACATTTATGACCAGTTGTTTCGGGGGCAACCTGTGGTGTTTTGTCAACTGGCTGTGCGATCGCCAGCTATTTCCCAATCGTTGCATGATTATCCCCATTTATCAGCCATCTTGGCGTGCCCAATTGTAGATGATCAAGGCGTACTCGGAGATTTGTGGCTCTTTCGAGTTTCGGCTTCCAGCTTCAGCGATCGAGAAATTCGGCTCGTACAACAGGTTGCTAACCAGTGTGCGATTGCCATTCGGCAGGCTCAGCTTTACAAACGTTCGGAACAAAAAGTGGAAGAACTAGCGCAGTTAAATCACCTCAAGGATGATTTCTTAAACACCATTTCCCATGAATTGCGTACACCGATTGTTAGTATTCGCATGACACTCCAAACATTGGAAATATTATTCAAGCGATCGGATGGACTACAAGATTTGAAGCAAGCACATCACTATTTCCATATCTTGGAAGACGAATGTAAACGAGAAGTTAACTTGATTGATAATTTACTCGATTTAACCCGCATGGAGGCAGGAACAGAACCGCTTGTCTACACGTCAGTCAATCCCAAGAACTGGATTCCGCACGTAGCCGAAGGGTTTGAGCGAAGAATGCAATTGCAGCAACAACATCTCCAGTTCAATTTACCGGATGATTTACCAACGTTAGTCACCGATTTAACCATCTTGGAACGAATTCTAACTGAATTGTTGAATAATGCTTACAAATACACTCCAGCTGGAGAAACAATTACGATCGCCGCGCAAGTTGAAGCAGAACGTTTCCCCGGCCAACACCAAGACAAGCGGGGCTGCCGGGCCCAGTTACCGAACCAATGGAATCACGAGAATGGGATGCCTGGTCATTTCTCTACCAGTCTGTCTGCCAATTTGACTGACCCGTCTCGCCCTACCGCCAAACTAGCGTTTGTTACGCCGACTCTGCCACAGTTCCGCATCAGCATCACTAACACAGGAATCGAGATTCCACGGGCAGATCTCGATCGGGTGTTCGACAAATTCTACCGCGTGCCCGGTATTGACGCGCGACAGACAGGAGGCACTGGACTGGGGTTAGCATTGGTCAAACGAATGGTGGAATATCTAGGAGGCAGAATTTGGGCAGAAAGCGAACAGAATTACACGCGCTTTGTGTTGGAACTAGCCCTCGTTGGTGAGTCAGGACAACCTTGA
- a CDS encoding chemotaxis protein CheC: MSITSSQLDGLQALVNLGVSQSASVLNDILGTPIGLQVPAVQVLSLAETHQELDYRIGKIVVSAMRLSFSGLLGGSALLIFSIDNAAQLVAVLMGEETDLPDLDAVKRGTLTEVSNIILNGVLGEINRVLHQSLRYTLPFYLEATVRDLLNAELDDETSVLLAQTCLNCAPLQMVGNLILVLTVQSLNTLLLALDLA, translated from the coding sequence ATGAGTATCACCAGCAGCCAGTTGGATGGATTACAAGCACTGGTCAATCTTGGTGTGAGTCAGTCCGCTAGCGTTTTAAATGACATCCTGGGAACTCCGATCGGATTGCAAGTGCCAGCGGTGCAAGTGCTTTCGCTGGCAGAAACCCATCAAGAATTAGATTATCGAATTGGCAAAATTGTGGTTTCAGCCATGCGTTTATCTTTCAGCGGACTTTTGGGCGGAAGTGCCTTATTAATCTTTTCGATCGACAATGCAGCACAGTTGGTGGCTGTTTTAATGGGCGAAGAAACCGATCTGCCAGATTTAGACGCTGTGAAGCGTGGCACCCTGACCGAAGTCAGCAATATTATTCTCAATGGCGTGCTTGGTGAAATTAATCGAGTTCTGCACCAGTCCCTACGCTATACCCTGCCATTTTATCTAGAAGCAACCGTTCGAGATTTACTCAATGCCGAACTAGACGACGAAACTTCTGTGCTGCTGGCTCAAACGTGCTTAAATTGCGCCCCCCTACAAATGGTAGGCAACTTGATTCTGGTGTTGACCGTTCAATCGCTCAACACTCTGTTACTGGCATTAGATCTAGCGTGA
- a CDS encoding AI-2E family transporter, whose translation MKLIDWLILLGIVVILLALWQFREILLLIFLAIVLALALNSLVRQIMHWFKLPRSGAVILAFLTVLVVIGLFIGLVVPPFVEQFGQLIILIPRGFDNLVLWTNEWIEQPPHWFPDLDPSLLPRFPDLLEQGLSLARKIFGNFFDFFSGSLTIALQFGLVLALTLMILADPLAYRQLLLRLFPFFYRSRADEILQECETTLLSWMRGVSISSFFVAALSGIGLTILGVPFVFAHALLAGVFNLIPNVGPTLSVIFPVSVALLDSVWKAIAVVILYVVIQTLESYWISPLIMKQQVSLLPAATLVAQIFFATFLGPLGLILALPLAVVAKTWIEELLLKDVLDRLQTTFIDSPSESSVELHHDPTNV comes from the coding sequence GTGAAACTGATTGATTGGTTGATTCTGCTTGGAATTGTGGTGATACTGCTAGCACTATGGCAGTTTCGCGAAATTCTGTTGCTCATCTTTTTGGCGATCGTGCTGGCGTTGGCACTCAATAGTTTAGTGCGGCAAATCATGCACTGGTTTAAGCTACCCCGGTCTGGAGCGGTTATACTAGCGTTTCTGACGGTCCTCGTTGTCATTGGTTTGTTTATTGGTTTAGTGGTGCCACCGTTTGTGGAGCAGTTTGGACAACTGATTATTTTGATTCCTCGAGGCTTTGATAATTTGGTGCTTTGGACAAATGAATGGATTGAGCAGCCTCCCCATTGGTTTCCAGACCTTGATCCGTCCTTATTACCTCGCTTTCCTGATCTTTTGGAACAGGGCTTATCACTGGCTCGTAAAATCTTTGGTAACTTCTTCGATTTCTTCTCTGGGTCGTTAACAATTGCCCTCCAGTTTGGGTTAGTTTTAGCATTAACCCTGATGATTCTGGCTGATCCGCTTGCCTATCGCCAGTTGTTGCTGCGGTTGTTTCCGTTTTTTTACCGATCGCGAGCAGATGAAATCCTACAAGAATGCGAAACCACATTACTGAGTTGGATGCGCGGCGTATCCATTAGCTCATTCTTTGTTGCGGCCCTAAGTGGAATTGGCTTGACAATCTTAGGCGTTCCCTTTGTGTTTGCCCATGCGTTACTAGCAGGAGTCTTTAATTTAATTCCAAACGTTGGCCCCACATTGAGCGTTATTTTTCCTGTTTCGGTAGCTCTATTAGATTCGGTGTGGAAAGCGATCGCAGTTGTTATTTTGTATGTTGTGATTCAAACGCTAGAAAGCTATTGGATTAGCCCCCTCATCATGAAACAACAAGTGTCGCTGCTGCCAGCCGCTACATTGGTTGCTCAAATTTTTTTCGCCACCTTTTTAGGACCTTTAGGACTCATCTTGGCTCTGCCATTAGCCGTTGTGGCTAAGACTTGGATTGAAGAACTGCTGTTGAAAGATGTGCTCGATCGACTGCAAACAACTTTCATCGATTCACCCTCAGAGTCATCGGTTGAACTACATCATGATCCGACCAATGTTTAG